The following proteins come from a genomic window of Synechococcus sp. BIOS-E4-1:
- a CDS encoding glutaredoxin family protein — translation MQLTLFSRQGCCLCEGLEQRLQGLDLSRFEPPLSLEVIDIDAEGIEPQLRARYDLEVPVLALQGKPLPRVSPRLSGEGLFNWLQRHCSSVAGSD, via the coding sequence ATGCAGCTGACCTTGTTCAGCAGGCAGGGTTGCTGCCTTTGTGAAGGCTTGGAGCAAAGGCTTCAAGGCCTAGATCTCAGTCGCTTCGAACCACCGCTGAGCTTGGAGGTGATCGATATTGATGCAGAGGGGATTGAGCCGCAACTGCGGGCTCGTTATGACCTTGAAGTGCCGGTTCTGGCACTGCAGGGCAAGCCCTTGCCACGGGTCTCCCCTCGCCTGAGCGGTGAGGGACTGTTCAATTGGTTGCAACGGCACTGCTCCAGCGTCGCCGGATCGGATTAG
- the yidD gene encoding membrane protein insertion efficiency factor YidD — protein sequence MREPHILSVGFLESVGQGFSKVMAQLMIAAIGFYRSWLSPLFGPRCRFIPSCSAYGLEAIQRHGPWRGGWLTLRRVCRCHPFTPCGCDPVPD from the coding sequence ATGCGCGAACCACACATCCTATCTGTCGGCTTCCTGGAGTCCGTTGGACAGGGTTTCAGCAAGGTCATGGCCCAGCTGATGATCGCCGCGATCGGTTTTTATCGCAGTTGGTTGTCTCCACTGTTTGGCCCCCGTTGTCGCTTCATTCCCAGCTGCAGTGCCTACGGATTGGAAGCGATTCAACGCCATGGCCCCTGGCGGGGTGGCTGGCTCACTCTGCGCCGGGTTTGTCGCTGTCATCCCTTCACCCCCTGCGGTTGTGACCCCGTTCCTGACTGA
- the rpsD gene encoding 30S ribosomal protein S4, producing MSRYRGPRLRITRRLGDLPGLTRKAAKRSYPPGQHGQARRKRSEYAIRLEEKQKLRFNYGVSERQLVRYVKKARAQDGSTGTNLLKLLENRLDNVCFRLGFGPTVPGARQLVNHGHVTVNGRVTDIASYQCKAGDVIAVRERKGSKKLAEGNLEFPGLANVPPHLELDKAKLSAKVVSKCEREWVALEINELLVVEYYSRKV from the coding sequence ATGTCTCGTTACCGCGGCCCTCGCCTGAGGATCACGCGGCGCTTGGGAGACCTCCCTGGTCTCACTCGGAAGGCCGCAAAGCGGTCCTATCCACCCGGTCAGCACGGCCAAGCCCGTCGCAAGCGCTCTGAATACGCGATCCGCCTTGAAGAGAAGCAGAAGCTTCGTTTCAACTACGGCGTCTCCGAACGCCAGCTCGTGCGCTACGTGAAAAAAGCGCGCGCCCAGGACGGTTCCACAGGAACCAACCTGCTCAAACTTCTCGAAAACCGTCTCGATAACGTCTGCTTCCGCCTCGGTTTCGGCCCCACTGTGCCTGGCGCCCGCCAGCTTGTGAATCATGGCCATGTCACTGTGAATGGCCGCGTCACCGATATCGCCAGCTATCAATGCAAGGCCGGTGATGTCATCGCCGTCCGTGAGCGCAAGGGCAGCAAGAAATTGGCTGAAGGCAACCTGGAATTCCCAGGTCTTGCCAACGTGCCTCCCCACCTGGAGCTCGACAAAGCCAAGCTCAGCGCCAAGGTGGTCAGCAAGTGCGAACGCGAATGGGTCGCACTGGAGATCAATGAACTGCTGGTGGTGGAGTACTACTCCCGCAAAGTCTGA